One stretch of Streptomyces agglomeratus DNA includes these proteins:
- a CDS encoding DinB family protein: MAYGPSSPERQAVLDDYDRARRTFHALLDEATPADLARPTSGTRWTNRQLLWHMLFGYCVTRVLLGLARGFSRLPRSASKAFARVLDARTRPFDVINYLGPCGAVRVFGPRATGAAFDRITDSLARRLVKESERDLARGMHYPVRWDPFFKDFMTLADLYRYPTQHFDFHHRQLTLGERG, encoded by the coding sequence ATGGCATACGGTCCTTCATCGCCGGAACGGCAGGCCGTCCTCGACGACTACGACAGGGCCCGACGGACTTTTCACGCGCTTCTGGACGAGGCCACGCCGGCCGACCTCGCTCGCCCGACCAGCGGCACCCGTTGGACCAACAGGCAGCTGCTCTGGCACATGCTCTTCGGCTACTGCGTCACCCGCGTCCTGTTGGGGCTCGCGCGCGGCTTCAGCCGCCTGCCCCGGAGCGCGAGCAAGGCGTTCGCCCGGGTACTCGACGCGAGGACGAGGCCCTTCGACGTGATCAACTACCTGGGGCCGTGCGGGGCGGTGAGGGTGTTCGGGCCCCGCGCGACGGGGGCCGCGTTCGACCGGATCACCGATTCGCTGGCGCGGCGGCTCGTGAAGGAGTCCGAACGTGATCTGGCGCGGGGGATGCACTATCCGGTCCGGTGGGACCCGTTCTTCAAGGACTTCATGACGCTTGCGGACCTCTACCGGTACCCCACCCAGCACTTCGACTTTCACCACCGCCAGCTCACCCTCGGCGAGCGCGGCTGA
- a CDS encoding GNAT family N-acetyltransferase — MTASTVVVPLTADHADEVVAIYQAGVDEGNATFETTTPTWAEFDAAKLPEHRFAAVDETGGVLGWVAATKVSDRCAYAGVVEHSVYVHPDARGRGVASTLLKALVGSTEAAGIWTIQSGVFPENAASLAVHERAGFRIIGTRERIGRHNGRWRDTVLIERRSPHID; from the coding sequence GTGACCGCCTCCACCGTCGTGGTGCCGCTGACCGCAGACCACGCCGATGAGGTCGTCGCGATCTATCAGGCCGGTGTCGACGAGGGCAACGCGACGTTCGAGACGACAACCCCCACGTGGGCGGAGTTCGACGCGGCCAAGCTGCCCGAGCACCGCTTCGCCGCCGTCGACGAGACCGGGGGCGTGCTCGGCTGGGTCGCCGCGACCAAGGTGTCCGACCGCTGCGCGTACGCGGGCGTCGTCGAGCACTCGGTCTACGTGCATCCCGACGCCCGGGGCCGCGGCGTCGCCTCCACGCTGCTGAAGGCGCTGGTCGGGTCCACCGAGGCGGCGGGGATCTGGACCATCCAGTCCGGCGTCTTCCCGGAGAACGCCGCCAGCCTCGCCGTCCACGAACGGGCCGGCTTCCGGATCATCGGCACCCGCGAACGCATCGGCCGCCACAACGGCCGCTGGCGCGACACCGTACTGATCGAACGCCGCAGCCCCCACATCGACTGA
- a CDS encoding TetR/AcrR family transcriptional regulator, translating into MNEPNTGLRSRLIDVGVELVTTEGMQALSLREIARRAGVSHGAPRRYFPTHLELLSAIARRGFEELAGQGIAALGDGTASPREQIATLGRVYLDFALTHRGMHELMFRHDLLQSDELGLRDVSLPIFSLLVDLVRRTRPDADAPLVAGALLANLYGIAQLWTWGSLQLTTGADDVVPLLDTALEAHLGREC; encoded by the coding sequence ATGAACGAGCCGAACACGGGGCTGCGGTCTCGGCTGATCGATGTAGGGGTCGAGTTGGTGACGACGGAGGGCATGCAGGCGCTCTCCCTACGGGAGATCGCGCGGCGGGCGGGTGTGTCGCACGGGGCACCGCGCCGCTACTTTCCGACGCACCTGGAGCTGTTGTCGGCCATCGCGCGCCGGGGGTTCGAGGAGTTGGCGGGTCAGGGAATCGCGGCGCTCGGGGACGGCACCGCGAGCCCGCGCGAACAGATCGCGACGCTGGGGCGCGTGTATCTCGACTTCGCGCTCACCCACCGGGGCATGCACGAGTTGATGTTCCGTCACGATCTTCTGCAAAGCGACGAACTGGGCTTGCGCGACGTCAGTCTGCCGATCTTCTCCCTGCTGGTGGATCTCGTCCGACGGACCCGTCCCGACGCCGACGCCCCCCTCGTCGCGGGCGCATTGCTGGCGAACCTGTACGGCATCGCCCAGCTGTGGACGTGGGGCAGCCTCCAACTCACCACGGGCGCCGACGACGTCGTCCCCTTGCTCGACACCGCGCTGGAGGCACATCTGGGCAGGGAGTGCTGA
- a CDS encoding MFS transporter has protein sequence MTASTTEAGVNRGRPISARHRRLTLANSVLGAVIVALDGTVLMIAQPTLRRDLDASLTEIQWTSTGYLSAVAGLLVFAGRIGDRFGHRRVFAWGLLGFGAASAGIGFAPEVGWVIGLRVVQGIFGALLQPATLGMLRAAFPPDRLGMPIALRTSAIGVAAAAGPLVGGVLVAQLGWRAVFLLNVVPALVMGLLALAVRPPETERTGQGPAPRLDLPGAALLAVALAAFVHTLVGMPEDGWTATGVVGLLIAAVTSAALIRHERRTADPLLPPALLGSVTVSAALGVLVAASAAMLGALFVCSFVLQDVLGMDPLRTSLVALPGGVMMVLGAPLSAVLLRRWGARPTALAGTVLLTTGILALSRLGPGSSTVLVGTGFVLLGAGFGALMVTATAVVVRHVPSESAGVAGGLQQTAMNIGPTLGVAAATTLMPLGTGPALLVLAGVAALGAPLAVRMPRLARG, from the coding sequence ATGACGGCGTCCACGACGGAGGCCGGCGTCAATCGCGGCAGGCCGATATCCGCGCGGCACCGCCGTCTCACGCTCGCCAACAGTGTGCTCGGCGCCGTGATCGTCGCCCTCGACGGGACGGTGCTGATGATCGCCCAGCCCACCCTGCGGCGTGATCTCGACGCGTCCCTCACCGAGATCCAGTGGACCAGTACCGGCTATCTCAGCGCAGTGGCGGGGCTGTTGGTGTTCGCGGGGCGGATCGGCGACCGGTTCGGTCATCGACGAGTCTTCGCCTGGGGGCTGCTGGGGTTCGGTGCGGCCTCGGCGGGGATCGGGTTCGCACCCGAAGTGGGATGGGTGATCGGGCTGCGGGTTGTCCAGGGCATCTTCGGCGCGCTGTTGCAGCCCGCCACGTTGGGAATGCTGCGGGCCGCGTTCCCGCCCGACCGGCTGGGGATGCCCATAGCGCTGCGGACCAGCGCCATCGGCGTCGCGGCCGCGGCCGGTCCGCTGGTCGGCGGTGTGCTCGTCGCCCAGCTGGGCTGGCGGGCGGTGTTCCTCCTCAACGTCGTACCGGCGCTGGTGATGGGTCTCCTGGCGCTGGCGGTGCGTCCCCCGGAGACCGAGCGGACGGGGCAGGGGCCCGCACCCCGGCTCGATCTGCCCGGCGCCGCGCTGCTCGCCGTGGCCCTGGCGGCTTTCGTGCACACGCTGGTCGGGATGCCGGAGGACGGCTGGACGGCGACCGGAGTGGTCGGCCTGCTGATCGCGGCCGTCACGTCCGCTGCCCTCATCCGCCATGAACGGCGTACCGCCGACCCACTGTTGCCGCCGGCCTTGCTCGGGTCGGTGACCGTGAGTGCGGCACTCGGAGTGCTGGTGGCCGCGTCGGCGGCGATGCTCGGCGCGCTGTTCGTGTGCAGCTTCGTCCTGCAGGACGTCCTCGGCATGGACCCGCTGCGCACCAGTCTCGTCGCGCTGCCCGGCGGCGTGATGATGGTGCTCGGTGCGCCGCTGTCGGCCGTACTGCTGCGCCGATGGGGCGCCCGTCCCACCGCCCTCGCGGGGACGGTGCTGCTCACCACTGGGATCCTGGCGCTGTCCCGGCTAGGCCCCGGGTCGTCGACGGTGCTGGTCGGCACTGGGTTCGTGCTGCTGGGAGCCGGTTTCGGCGCGCTGATGGTCACCGCGACCGCAGTCGTCGTACGGCACGTGCCGTCGGAGTCGGCCGGAGTGGCGGGCGGGCTACAGCAGACCGCGATGAACATCGGCCCGACGCTGGGAGTTGCGGCCGCGACCACGCTGATGCCCCTCGGCACGGGCCCCGCACTCCTGGTCCTGGCCGGCGTGGCCGCGCTCGGCGCTCCTCTTGCCGTACGAATGCCCCGACTCGCCCGCGGGTGA
- a CDS encoding ArsI/CadI family heavy metal resistance metalloenzyme, with the protein MSRVQLALRVPDLAKSVAFYTKLFGTEPAKLRDGYANFAIAEPPLKLVLIEGAEGEDTRMDHLGVEVGSTEAVHAATTRLSQEGLATTEEHDTSCCYAVQDKVWVHGPGREPWEVYVVKADADALTKQNNSTCCTTPAGAETDELEPVTAGGCC; encoded by the coding sequence ATGTCCCGCGTACAGCTCGCCCTGCGTGTCCCGGACCTGGCGAAGTCCGTCGCCTTCTACACCAAGCTCTTCGGCACCGAGCCGGCCAAGCTCCGCGACGGCTATGCCAACTTCGCCATCGCCGAACCCCCGCTCAAGCTCGTCCTCATCGAAGGTGCCGAGGGCGAGGACACCCGCATGGACCACCTCGGCGTCGAGGTCGGCAGCACTGAGGCCGTCCACGCAGCCACCACCCGGCTCAGTCAGGAGGGCCTGGCGACGACGGAGGAGCACGACACCAGCTGTTGCTACGCCGTCCAGGACAAGGTGTGGGTCCACGGCCCTGGCCGCGAGCCGTGGGAGGTGTACGTGGTCAAAGCCGACGCCGACGCCCTGACCAAGCAGAACAACAGCACGTGCTGCACCACCCCGGCCGGTGCCGAGACCGATGAACTCGAACCGGTCACCGCAGGCGGATGCTGCTGA
- a CDS encoding ArsR/SmtB family transcription factor: protein MSNVKALPLLETVVEPCCPPLTERPLTADEAERTAVMFKALGDPVRLRLFSAVASHEGGEACVCDISDVGVSQPTVSHHLKKLKEAGLLSSERRGTWVYYRVEPAVLAAMGQLLTKASAA from the coding sequence ATGTCAAACGTTAAGGCGCTGCCGCTGCTGGAGACCGTCGTCGAGCCCTGCTGCCCGCCGCTCACCGAGCGTCCGCTGACCGCCGACGAGGCCGAGCGGACCGCCGTGATGTTCAAGGCACTGGGCGACCCGGTACGGCTGCGACTGTTCTCGGCCGTCGCCTCGCACGAGGGTGGCGAGGCATGCGTCTGCGACATCTCCGACGTGGGCGTCTCGCAGCCCACGGTCTCCCATCACCTGAAGAAGCTGAAGGAGGCCGGGCTGCTCTCCTCCGAGCGGCGTGGCACCTGGGTCTACTACCGCGTCGAGCCTGCGGTCCTGGCCGCGATGGGGCAGCTCCTGACCAAGGCATCCGCCGCGTGA
- a CDS encoding S8 family serine peptidase, whose product MSDEEPVNPAGREDEDAFDLVYRADRREGAAAGIEVHPLPGDARYNDKGRPKYLDEPEPQHARDKIDLKLREWLADRSGDEYEQIVVVFADTLTIPRFPEPATGEPRDSDLNRRLLERAQELVRSVEAQRAPGYERLEAELAHYEATPLERFWIINGLVVEMPLRSVERLARRDDVVSVEARYSGEEPGQDEVDDGRASIVSDHFGLGVNGGPIGILDTGVRAGHTLLFNPSHIISTRDCVNGDANCNQPGSGFDSGDDCWNHGTSMAAIITGNGNQGNDFRGVTGMGVDSFKVYPSGCGLLDNQAAVRGFQAAVAALDRVIVTAMQRFADHLSALAQAADAAFDAGAVVISIVGNYGPGQATVVAPGNARRVIGVGAYDVQTGAQYAVQSRGPTADARYKPDIQCPTNTETASNASDTARHIFTGTSGASPYAAGAAALVRDWLRGSSDTIDPGHVYAHLILFGQNPYPFDNTSGAGPLRLLSGGLWWWGKTSVGHQETVDIGFGIGGSGSLPDLLDAAIWWPDPAAAHSDLDLYLVRPDDGSIEGKSITSVSVFEKCRVVGNVGGGWLLRIRGYDVPSGPQTVYWTARMRWT is encoded by the coding sequence ATGTCAGATGAAGAGCCCGTCAATCCAGCTGGTCGCGAGGACGAAGACGCCTTCGACCTCGTGTACCGGGCTGACCGGCGCGAGGGAGCAGCGGCGGGGATCGAGGTGCACCCGCTGCCCGGCGATGCCAGGTACAACGACAAGGGTCGGCCCAAGTACCTGGACGAGCCCGAACCGCAACATGCTCGGGACAAGATCGACCTCAAGCTACGCGAATGGCTTGCTGACCGATCCGGTGATGAGTACGAACAGATCGTGGTCGTCTTCGCGGATACGCTCACGATCCCGCGCTTTCCCGAACCTGCGACCGGCGAGCCGCGGGATTCGGACCTCAACCGTCGGCTCCTGGAGCGGGCACAGGAGTTGGTGCGTTCCGTCGAAGCGCAGCGCGCACCGGGTTACGAGCGGCTGGAGGCTGAGCTGGCCCACTACGAGGCCACGCCCCTGGAGCGGTTCTGGATCATCAACGGTCTTGTGGTGGAGATGCCGCTGAGATCAGTGGAGCGCCTCGCACGGCGCGACGACGTCGTGTCGGTCGAGGCACGCTACTCCGGCGAAGAACCCGGTCAGGACGAGGTGGACGACGGGCGGGCCAGCATCGTCTCCGACCACTTCGGGCTGGGCGTCAACGGCGGCCCGATCGGGATCCTTGACACTGGCGTGCGGGCCGGCCACACGCTGCTCTTCAACCCGTCCCACATCATCTCCACCAGAGACTGCGTCAACGGCGACGCCAACTGCAACCAGCCCGGTTCTGGCTTCGACTCGGGTGACGACTGCTGGAACCATGGCACGTCGATGGCCGCGATCATCACCGGCAACGGCAATCAGGGAAATGACTTCCGGGGCGTGACCGGGATGGGCGTCGACAGCTTCAAGGTCTATCCCAGTGGCTGCGGACTCCTGGACAACCAGGCGGCGGTGCGCGGCTTCCAAGCCGCCGTCGCGGCCCTGGACCGAGTGATCGTGACAGCGATGCAGCGGTTCGCCGACCATCTGAGCGCGCTGGCCCAGGCAGCGGACGCGGCGTTCGACGCCGGCGCAGTGGTGATCTCCATCGTCGGGAACTACGGCCCCGGCCAAGCCACCGTGGTGGCCCCTGGTAACGCGCGCCGAGTGATCGGTGTCGGCGCCTACGACGTACAGACCGGCGCCCAGTACGCCGTCCAGAGCCGCGGCCCCACGGCTGACGCCCGCTACAAACCGGACATTCAGTGCCCGACGAACACCGAGACGGCGAGCAACGCCTCGGACACTGCGAGACACATCTTCACTGGCACGAGCGGCGCCTCTCCCTACGCCGCCGGTGCTGCGGCGCTCGTACGCGACTGGCTCAGAGGGTCGAGCGACACGATCGACCCGGGTCACGTCTACGCGCACCTCATCCTCTTCGGCCAGAACCCGTATCCGTTCGACAACACCTCCGGCGCCGGTCCGCTGCGCCTGCTCTCGGGCGGCCTGTGGTGGTGGGGGAAGACGAGCGTGGGCCACCAAGAGACGGTCGACATCGGCTTCGGCATCGGTGGTAGCGGCAGCCTCCCCGACCTGCTCGACGCCGCGATCTGGTGGCCCGATCCCGCCGCCGCCCACAGCGACCTCGACCTGTACCTGGTCCGCCCCGACGACGGCAGCATCGAGGGAAAAAGCATCACAAGCGTCAGCGTGTTCGAGAAGTGCCGGGTTGTGGGAAACGTAGGCGGCGGCTGGCTGCTGCGCATCCGCGGCTACGACGTCCCGTCAGGCCCTCAGACGGTCTACTGGACTGCTCGCATGCGATGGACATGA
- a CDS encoding FG-GAP repeat domain-containing protein, with protein sequence MPRRRITTTTAAVALALTIAGRVTHLHLSGSSSGHRTPGIPQGTPPVESDGKAPDVAPAVCAAPPDASARTAVRPASKRPVNRADFNGDGFTDLHLDAWYRPKEGGGWLHHRAVVPGSARGIAPAAGVSLSLPGLDPATSTRPLVRNSAAHLTGDLDGDGLADLVVQSLFHNRERSWTGQSIVWGRGKGTPRAVRLPAEYPLFSAVGDFDGDGALDLVGLRDGREVRPVGFHEPRLSACLTVLYGPFSRTGAFGRTVAVEATQGGYVGVSTLVTGDFDGDGRDDVVTRGGLPMAAQDQDVSDGYDEDRLPRGLVDTRYYRGTPAGPAVASFPTLVGKALPLADRDRDRATPLLTAGNLDADRFMDLILTDGTILHGGPHGPGARTSRLPAPYDAEGEESPGTLLTTGYTGGPVLADLNGDGRDDLVNRDSRSKPAGTVTVLLSRPNGGYKPPLTIDRYRLGLPSRPRHSADADNFGWDIAAADLNDDGRAELLAGYRGFSKPREEHGYWFFPGTADGPDIRMARFVPVRDLGTG encoded by the coding sequence ATGCCCCGCCGCCGGATCACCACCACCACCGCCGCCGTCGCCCTCGCGCTGACCATCGCCGGCAGAGTGACGCACCTTCACCTCTCCGGTTCCTCCAGTGGCCACCGCACCCCGGGCATACCGCAGGGCACTCCGCCGGTCGAATCGGACGGCAAGGCGCCGGACGTCGCACCGGCCGTGTGCGCCGCACCGCCTGACGCCTCGGCGCGCACCGCCGTCCGGCCGGCCTCGAAACGGCCGGTCAACCGCGCGGATTTCAACGGCGACGGCTTCACCGACCTCCACCTCGACGCCTGGTACCGCCCGAAGGAGGGCGGTGGCTGGCTGCACCACCGAGCCGTCGTCCCCGGCTCGGCGCGAGGCATCGCCCCGGCGGCCGGCGTCTCGCTGAGCCTCCCCGGACTCGACCCCGCGACCAGCACCCGCCCGCTGGTCAGGAACAGTGCCGCCCACCTCACCGGGGACCTGGACGGCGACGGCCTGGCGGACCTCGTCGTCCAGAGCCTGTTTCACAACCGCGAGCGCTCATGGACCGGACAGAGCATCGTCTGGGGCAGGGGGAAGGGCACGCCCCGCGCGGTGCGCCTCCCCGCCGAGTACCCGCTGTTCTCTGCGGTCGGCGACTTCGACGGAGACGGAGCGCTGGATCTCGTGGGGCTGCGGGACGGGCGTGAGGTACGGCCTGTCGGCTTCCACGAGCCGCGCCTCTCGGCGTGCCTGACCGTCCTTTACGGGCCGTTCAGCCGCACCGGCGCATTTGGCAGGACCGTCGCCGTCGAGGCGACCCAAGGTGGATACGTGGGAGTGTCCACTCTCGTCACCGGCGACTTCGACGGAGACGGCCGCGATGATGTGGTCACCCGCGGTGGGTTGCCGATGGCGGCACAGGATCAGGACGTGTCAGACGGGTACGACGAGGACCGCCTGCCACGCGGCCTCGTGGACACGCGGTACTACCGCGGTACGCCCGCCGGGCCGGCCGTCGCCTCCTTCCCCACGCTCGTGGGCAAGGCTCTGCCACTGGCGGACCGCGACCGCGACAGGGCCACGCCGCTGCTCACCGCCGGGAATCTCGACGCCGACCGGTTCATGGACCTCATCCTGACCGACGGCACGATCCTGCACGGCGGCCCGCACGGTCCCGGTGCCCGCACCAGCCGACTCCCCGCCCCCTACGACGCCGAGGGCGAGGAATCACCAGGGACGCTGCTGACCACCGGCTACACCGGAGGGCCCGTCCTCGCCGACCTGAACGGTGACGGCCGGGACGACCTGGTGAACCGGGACTCCCGCAGCAAGCCGGCAGGCACCGTTACCGTTCTGCTCTCGCGGCCGAACGGCGGTTACAAGCCCCCACTCACCATCGATCGCTACCGGCTCGGTCTACCCAGCCGTCCCAGGCACAGTGCGGACGCCGACAACTTCGGCTGGGACATCGCCGCCGCCGACCTCAACGACGACGGCCGCGCCGAACTCCTCGCCGGATACCGGGGCTTCTCCAAGCCGCGCGAGGAACACGGATACTGGTTCTTCCCCGGAACAGCCGACGGCCCGGACATCAGAATGGCGCGGTTCGTGCCCGTACGGGACCTGGGCACAGGGTGA